One Kitasatospora sp. MAP12-44 DNA segment encodes these proteins:
- a CDS encoding acyl-CoA dehydrogenase: MGHYKSNLRDVEFNLFEVFGRDQVYGTGPFADMDVDTAKNILSEISRLAENDLAASFAETDRTPPVFDPETNTAPIPAAFKKSYQAYMDAEWWRLGIPEAIGGQVTPSSLIWAYAEQILGSNPAIWMYSSGPAFAGVVYDEGTEEQAKVAKLMVDRQWGATMVLTEPDAGSDVGAGRTKAIKQDDGSWHIEGVKRFITSGEHDMSENIIHLVLARPEGGKLGTKGLGLYIVPKFDFDWETGELGERNGAYATNVEHKMGLKASNTCEMTFGAKHPAKGWLVGETVDGIRQMFKIIEFARMMVGTKAIATLSTGYLNALEYAKERVQGADISNFMDKAAPRVTITNHPDVRRSLMTQKAYAEGMRALVLYTASVQDDLLAARLRGEEDKAAESLNDLLLPIVKGYGSEKSYEQLAQSLQTFGGSGFLQEYPIEQYIRDAKIDTLYEGTTAIQGLDFFFRKIVKDGGQALTAVSELIQKFIGAGEGGDALAAERELLAKAAGDLEAIVGKLLADLSSVEQDVKNMYKVGLNTTRLLMVSGDVVIGWLLLRQAVVAQAKLEAGAAAKDVAFYQGKIAAARFFARNILPTITPQRLIAEGVDNEIMDLAEEAF; this comes from the coding sequence ATGGGTCACTACAAGTCCAACCTGCGGGACGTGGAGTTCAACCTCTTCGAGGTGTTCGGTCGCGACCAGGTGTACGGCACCGGTCCGTTCGCCGACATGGACGTCGACACCGCGAAGAACATCCTCAGCGAGATCTCGCGCCTGGCCGAGAACGACCTGGCGGCGTCCTTCGCCGAGACCGACCGCACCCCGCCGGTCTTCGACCCGGAGACCAACACCGCGCCGATCCCGGCCGCGTTCAAGAAGAGCTACCAGGCCTACATGGACGCCGAGTGGTGGCGCCTGGGCATCCCGGAGGCGATCGGCGGCCAGGTCACCCCGTCCTCGCTGATCTGGGCCTACGCCGAGCAGATCCTGGGCTCCAACCCGGCCATCTGGATGTACTCCTCCGGTCCGGCCTTCGCCGGCGTCGTCTACGACGAGGGCACCGAGGAGCAGGCCAAGGTCGCCAAGCTCATGGTCGACCGCCAGTGGGGCGCCACCATGGTGCTGACCGAGCCCGACGCGGGCTCCGACGTCGGCGCCGGCCGCACCAAGGCGATCAAGCAGGACGACGGCTCCTGGCACATCGAGGGTGTGAAGCGCTTCATCACCTCGGGCGAGCACGACATGTCCGAGAACATCATCCACCTGGTGCTGGCCCGCCCCGAGGGCGGCAAGCTGGGCACCAAGGGCCTGGGCCTCTACATCGTCCCGAAGTTCGACTTCGACTGGGAGACCGGCGAGCTCGGCGAGCGCAACGGTGCCTACGCCACCAACGTCGAGCACAAGATGGGTCTCAAGGCCTCGAACACCTGCGAGATGACCTTCGGCGCCAAGCACCCGGCCAAGGGCTGGCTGGTCGGCGAGACCGTCGACGGCATCCGCCAGATGTTCAAGATCATCGAGTTCGCCCGGATGATGGTCGGCACGAAGGCCATCGCCACCCTCTCCACCGGCTACCTGAACGCGCTGGAGTACGCCAAGGAGCGCGTGCAGGGCGCCGACATCTCCAACTTCATGGACAAGGCCGCCCCCCGCGTCACCATCACCAACCACCCGGACGTCCGCCGCTCGCTGATGACCCAGAAGGCGTACGCCGAGGGCATGCGCGCCCTGGTGCTCTACACCGCCTCGGTCCAGGACGACCTGCTGGCCGCCCGCCTGCGCGGCGAGGAGGACAAGGCCGCCGAGAGCCTGAACGACCTGCTGCTGCCGATCGTCAAGGGCTACGGCTCGGAGAAGTCCTACGAGCAGCTCGCCCAGTCCCTGCAGACCTTCGGCGGCTCCGGCTTCCTGCAGGAGTACCCGATCGAGCAGTACATCCGGGACGCCAAGATCGACACCCTCTACGAGGGCACCACCGCGATCCAGGGCCTGGACTTCTTCTTCCGCAAGATCGTCAAGGACGGCGGCCAGGCGCTGACCGCGGTCTCCGAGCTGATCCAGAAGTTCATCGGCGCCGGTGAGGGCGGCGACGCCCTGGCGGCCGAGCGCGAGCTGCTGGCCAAGGCCGCGGGCGACCTGGAGGCGATCGTCGGCAAGCTGCTCGCCGACCTCTCCTCGGTCGAGCAGGATGTCAAGAACATGTACAAGGTGGGCCTCAACACCACCCGCCTGCTGATGGTCTCCGGCGACGTGGTGATCGGCTGGCTGCTGCTCCGTCAGGCCGTCGTCGCCCAGGCCAAGCTGGAGGCCGGCGCCGCCGCCAAGGACGTCGCCTTCTACCAGGGCAAGATCGCCGCGGCCCGCTTCTTCGCCCGCAACATCCTGCCGACGATCACCCCGCAGCGGCTGATCGCCGAGGGCGTCGACAACGAGATCATGGACCTGGCCGAGGAGGCTTTCTAG
- a CDS encoding M18 family aminopeptidase, giving the protein MSTADRPVYFDRTHTDDLIAYLAAAPSPYHAVAGAAERLEKVGFRQVAETDAWEGTAGGRYVIRGGALIAWYVPEGARPETPFRVVGTHTDSPNLRVKPLPDTGSAGWRQVAVEIYGGVPLNTWLDRDLGLSGRLVLRDGSTRLVQLDEALLRVPQLAIHLDRQVNDGLKLDKQRHLTPIWGVGEVDEGSLISYVAERAAVDASEVVGWDLMTHDVQPPSYLGKDRELLAAPRLDNLLSVHAATAALAAAVTTAGDKLPYIPVLAAFDHEETGSESDTGAQGPLLGNVLDRSVYARGGTTEDRARALAGTICLSSDMGHAVHPNYSERHEPGHQPMPNGGPMLKVNVNNRYATDGVGRAVFAAACDRAGVPWQTFVSNNAMPCGTTIGPITAARLGITTVDCGIAALSMHSSRELCGAEDPYLLASAIKAFLEG; this is encoded by the coding sequence ATGTCGACCGCCGACCGACCGGTCTACTTCGACCGGACCCATACCGATGACCTGATCGCCTATCTGGCGGCCGCCCCGTCCCCGTACCACGCGGTGGCCGGTGCGGCCGAGCGGCTGGAGAAGGTCGGGTTCCGCCAGGTCGCGGAGACCGACGCGTGGGAGGGCACGGCCGGTGGGCGGTACGTCATCCGGGGCGGTGCGCTGATCGCCTGGTACGTGCCGGAAGGGGCCCGGCCCGAGACGCCGTTCCGGGTGGTCGGTACGCACACCGACTCGCCCAACCTCCGGGTCAAGCCGCTGCCGGACACCGGCTCGGCCGGCTGGCGCCAGGTGGCCGTGGAGATCTACGGCGGTGTGCCGCTGAACACTTGGCTGGACCGGGACCTGGGGCTGTCCGGCCGGCTGGTGCTGCGCGACGGTTCGACCCGGCTGGTTCAGCTGGACGAGGCGCTGCTGCGCGTCCCGCAGTTGGCGATCCACCTCGACCGCCAGGTGAACGACGGGCTGAAGCTGGACAAGCAGCGCCACCTCACGCCGATCTGGGGGGTCGGCGAGGTGGACGAGGGATCGCTCATCTCCTACGTCGCCGAGCGCGCCGCAGTGGACGCTTCCGAGGTGGTCGGCTGGGATCTGATGACCCATGACGTCCAGCCGCCGTCCTACCTCGGCAAGGACCGCGAGCTGCTGGCCGCCCCGCGGCTGGACAACCTGCTCTCGGTGCACGCGGCCACCGCCGCACTCGCCGCGGCGGTGACGACGGCGGGCGACAAGCTGCCGTACATCCCGGTGCTCGCGGCCTTCGACCACGAGGAGACCGGCAGCGAGTCGGACACCGGCGCGCAGGGCCCGCTGCTGGGCAACGTGCTGGACCGCAGTGTCTACGCCCGCGGCGGCACCACCGAGGACCGCGCCCGCGCGCTGGCCGGGACGATCTGCCTCTCCTCGGACATGGGGCACGCCGTGCACCCCAACTACAGCGAGCGCCACGAGCCCGGCCACCAGCCGATGCCCAACGGCGGCCCGATGCTCAAGGTCAACGTCAACAACCGCTACGCGACGGACGGCGTCGGGCGGGCCGTCTTCGCGGCCGCGTGCGACCGGGCCGGCGTGCCGTGGCAGACCTTCGTCTCCAACAACGCGATGCCCTGCGGTACGACCATCGGTCCGATCACCGCCGCTCGCCTGGGCATCACCACGGTGGACTGCGGCATCGCGGCGCTCTCCATGCACTCCTCGCGCGAGCTGTGCGGTGCCGAGGACCCGTACCTGCTGGCCAGCGCGATCAAGGCGTTCCTGGAGGGCTGA
- a CDS encoding NHL domain-containing thioredoxin family protein translates to MASRARVRAPELVGSGGWLNTGGKDLSLADFRGKIVIADFWTFCCINCLHVLDELRELEEKHRDTVVIVGVHSPKFVHEADHQAVVDAVARYEVAHPVLDDPELVTWKQYAVRAWPTLVVIDPEGYVVAQHAGEGHAHAIARLVEELEAEHDAKGTLRRGDGPYVAPEPQAGELKFPGKVVRLPGGTFLVADSGHHSLVELAEDGERVLRRIGDGTRGLLDGPAELARFSEPQGLALVPDGLDLGYDVVVADTVNHALRGVRLSDGSVTTLAGTGRQWWQGSATEGQAREVELSSPWDVAWFDGKVWIAMAGVHQLWAYDAVTGTVGVSAGTTNEGLVDGPAAEAWFAQPSGLAVSADGETLWVADSETSALRSVSRETGEVSSPVGSGLFDFGHRDGAAGQALLQHPLGVTVLPDGSVAIADTYNHALRRFDPAGGEVSTLATDLREPSGAVLVDGDILVVESARHRLTRLRLPEEAVRVESVAHRTQRAATEVAPGTLRLDVVFSAPSGQKLDERYGPSTRLLVSSTPPELLVSGAGADSALVRELVLSDEVTEGVLHVSAIAASCDDDPEIEYPACHVHQQDWGVPVKLVAGGATRLPLVLAGME, encoded by the coding sequence ATGGCTTCTCGTGCACGCGTTCGCGCTCCTGAACTGGTCGGATCCGGTGGTTGGCTCAACACCGGTGGGAAGGATCTGTCGCTGGCGGACTTCCGAGGGAAGATCGTCATCGCCGACTTCTGGACCTTCTGCTGTATCAACTGCCTTCATGTCCTGGACGAGCTGCGGGAGTTGGAGGAGAAGCACCGCGACACCGTGGTGATCGTCGGGGTGCACTCGCCGAAGTTCGTGCATGAGGCGGACCATCAGGCCGTGGTGGACGCGGTGGCACGGTACGAGGTGGCGCATCCGGTGCTGGACGATCCGGAGCTGGTCACCTGGAAGCAGTACGCGGTGCGGGCGTGGCCGACGCTGGTGGTGATCGACCCCGAGGGGTATGTGGTCGCGCAGCACGCGGGTGAGGGGCATGCGCACGCGATCGCGCGGCTGGTCGAGGAGCTGGAGGCCGAGCACGACGCCAAGGGCACGCTGCGGCGCGGGGACGGTCCGTACGTCGCGCCCGAGCCGCAGGCCGGGGAGCTGAAGTTCCCGGGCAAGGTGGTCCGGCTGCCGGGCGGGACCTTCCTGGTCGCGGACTCCGGGCACCACTCGCTCGTCGAGCTGGCCGAGGACGGCGAGCGCGTGCTGCGGCGGATCGGCGACGGTACGCGCGGCCTGCTGGACGGGCCGGCCGAGCTCGCGCGGTTCAGCGAGCCGCAGGGGCTGGCGCTCGTCCCGGACGGCCTCGACCTCGGCTACGACGTGGTGGTGGCCGACACCGTGAACCACGCGCTGCGCGGCGTGCGGCTCTCGGACGGCTCGGTCACCACGCTGGCCGGGACGGGCCGGCAGTGGTGGCAGGGGTCGGCCACCGAGGGCCAGGCCCGCGAGGTGGAGCTCTCCTCGCCGTGGGACGTCGCGTGGTTCGACGGCAAGGTGTGGATCGCGATGGCCGGCGTGCACCAGCTCTGGGCGTACGACGCGGTGACCGGCACCGTCGGGGTCTCGGCCGGCACCACCAACGAGGGGCTGGTGGACGGGCCGGCGGCCGAGGCGTGGTTCGCGCAGCCGTCCGGCCTCGCGGTCTCGGCGGACGGCGAGACGCTCTGGGTGGCGGACTCGGAGACCTCGGCGCTGCGCTCGGTTTCACGTGAAACAGGCGAGGTCAGCTCGCCGGTGGGCAGCGGGCTGTTCGACTTCGGGCACCGCGACGGAGCGGCCGGGCAGGCCCTGCTCCAGCACCCGCTCGGGGTCACCGTGCTGCCGGACGGATCGGTGGCGATCGCCGACACCTACAACCACGCGCTGCGCCGCTTCGACCCGGCCGGCGGCGAGGTCAGCACGCTCGCCACCGACCTGCGCGAACCCTCGGGCGCGGTGCTGGTGGACGGCGACATCCTGGTGGTGGAGTCGGCCCGGCACCGGCTGACCCGGCTGCGGCTTCCGGAGGAGGCGGTACGGGTCGAGTCGGTGGCCCACCGCACCCAGCGCGCCGCCACCGAGGTGGCCCCCGGGACACTGCGCCTGGATGTGGTCTTCTCGGCGCCGAGCGGGCAGAAGCTGGACGAGCGCTACGGCCCCTCGACCCGGCTGCTGGTCAGCTCGACCCCGCCGGAGCTGCTGGTCTCCGGCGCCGGCGCGGACTCCGCGCTGGTGCGCGAGCTGGTGCTCTCCGACGAGGTGACGGAGGGGGTGCTGCACGTCTCGGCGATCGCGGCCTCCTGCGACGACGACCCCGAGATCGAGTACCCGGCCTGCCATGTGCACCAGCAGGACTGGGGTGTGCCGGTGAAGCTGGTGGCCGGCGGTGCCACCCGGCTGCCGCTGGTACTGGCCGGCATGGAGTAG
- a CDS encoding type II toxin-antitoxin system PemK/MazF family toxin, with translation MRRGDIYLIDFDPVRGSEANKARPAVIVSNDSANQSAARHGRGVLTVVPITSNTDRIFPFQVLLDAASCGLERDSKAQAEQVRAVAVERLLHRIGTVSGDQLTRLDTALRLHLAL, from the coding sequence ATGCGACGCGGTGACATCTATCTGATCGACTTCGACCCGGTGCGCGGCAGTGAAGCGAACAAGGCACGGCCCGCCGTCATCGTCTCGAACGACTCCGCCAACCAATCAGCCGCCCGGCATGGCCGCGGCGTGCTCACGGTCGTGCCGATCACCTCGAACACGGACCGGATCTTCCCTTTCCAAGTACTGCTCGACGCCGCGTCCTGCGGTCTGGAGCGCGACTCCAAGGCCCAGGCAGAGCAGGTCCGCGCGGTGGCAGTCGAGCGCCTGCTGCACCGGATCGGAACCGTTTCCGGAGATCAGCTCACCCGGCTGGACACCGCACTTCGCCTGCACCTCGCCCTATAG
- a CDS encoding ribbon-helix-helix domain-containing protein, with protein sequence MKISVSLPEGDVAFLDQYAAETSADSRSAVIHAAIELLRASQLEDDYAQAWQDWERHEDAATWDRAAGDGLSDATR encoded by the coding sequence ATGAAGATCAGCGTCAGCCTCCCTGAAGGTGATGTCGCCTTCCTCGACCAGTACGCGGCCGAGACCTCCGCCGACTCGCGATCCGCCGTGATACATGCCGCGATCGAACTTCTCCGCGCCTCCCAATTGGAAGACGACTACGCGCAGGCATGGCAGGACTGGGAGCGACACGAAGACGCGGCCACTTGGGATCGCGCGGCAGGAGACGGCCTCTCCGATGCGACGCGGTGA
- a CDS encoding LamG domain-containing protein: MESVGGSVHGGQGGGSGGWGGGPDWAAMAEANEREVRRRRLLRVGIGVLSALALAGVVVVAVVAQGSGGKKPAAHGLPVSNSAAPSAAPSAAASAGGQGLQLGASAQVGSVDGHSGPALTLHGHTDGYAEAESGAIDTSTSFTVSAVVSNSAPVDPKAAVSQGGDGFFSLYLGREDSSSATRNRWVFKVQTAAEAGQDVMALSTTQAVADRWTTLTGVYDAKAGTISLYVDGAPAQTVPVPVPGILASSGPIEIGRARYKSHWVDFWNGSIADVQVWNQPLSPAQVAQAATADSADVPARATWLRS, encoded by the coding sequence GTGGAGAGTGTTGGGGGAAGTGTGCACGGTGGTCAGGGCGGCGGCAGCGGGGGTTGGGGAGGCGGCCCGGACTGGGCGGCGATGGCCGAGGCCAACGAACGCGAGGTCCGCAGGAGGCGGCTGCTGCGCGTCGGCATCGGTGTGCTGAGCGCTCTCGCGCTGGCCGGCGTCGTGGTCGTCGCCGTGGTGGCGCAGGGCTCCGGGGGGAAGAAGCCGGCGGCACACGGGCTGCCGGTGTCGAACTCCGCAGCGCCGTCCGCAGCGCCGTCCGCGGCGGCCTCCGCGGGTGGCCAGGGTCTGCAGCTCGGCGCGTCCGCCCAGGTCGGCTCCGTCGACGGTCACAGCGGCCCGGCCCTGACCCTGCACGGCCACACCGACGGCTACGCCGAGGCCGAGTCGGGCGCCATTGACACCTCGACGAGCTTCACCGTCTCCGCCGTGGTCAGCAACAGCGCGCCGGTGGATCCCAAGGCGGCCGTCTCCCAGGGCGGCGACGGGTTCTTCTCGCTCTACCTGGGCCGGGAGGACTCGTCGAGCGCTACCCGCAATCGGTGGGTGTTCAAGGTGCAGACCGCCGCGGAGGCCGGCCAGGACGTCATGGCCCTGTCCACCACCCAGGCCGTCGCCGACCGGTGGACGACGCTGACCGGTGTGTACGACGCCAAGGCCGGGACCATCTCGCTGTATGTCGACGGTGCGCCGGCTCAGACGGTCCCGGTGCCGGTGCCGGGCATCCTGGCGAGCAGCGGTCCGATCGAGATCGGCCGGGCGCGGTACAAGTCCCACTGGGTCGACTTCTGGAACGGGTCGATCGCCGATGTCCAGGTGTGGAACCAGCCGCTGAGTCCGGCTCAGGTCGCCCAGGCGGCCACGGCCGATTCGGCGGACGTCCCGGCCCGCGCGACGTGGCTCAGGTCCTGA
- a CDS encoding LURP-one-related family protein: MKYKVRERIFGIGDDHWIEDEHGHKAFLVDGKVLRIRETFELKDDTGRVVAVIKKKAIAVRDTMMIEDEHGAVVATVRKKLFSPIRHSYYAELRDGGELEAHGDLIGKEYRIESGGHKIAEVSRSWFRVRDHYGIRIADGADTALLLSVAVCIEQLVAEDD; encoded by the coding sequence ATCAAGTACAAGGTCAGGGAGCGGATCTTCGGGATCGGCGACGACCACTGGATCGAGGACGAGCACGGCCACAAGGCGTTCCTGGTGGACGGCAAGGTGCTGCGGATCCGGGAGACCTTCGAGCTCAAGGACGACACCGGGCGGGTGGTGGCGGTGATCAAGAAGAAGGCGATCGCCGTCCGCGACACGATGATGATCGAGGACGAGCACGGCGCCGTGGTGGCCACCGTCCGCAAGAAGCTCTTCTCGCCGATCCGGCACAGCTACTACGCCGAGCTGCGGGACGGCGGTGAGCTGGAGGCGCACGGTGATCTGATCGGCAAGGAGTACCGGATCGAGTCCGGCGGCCACAAGATCGCCGAGGTCTCGCGGTCCTGGTTCCGGGTCCGCGACCACTACGGCATCCGGATCGCCGACGGCGCGGACACCGCCCTGCTGCTGTCGGTGGCGGTCTGTATCGAGCAGCTGGTGGCCGAGGACGACTGA
- a CDS encoding GNAT family protein has product MTAKQPVPVTLTGRHVRLEPLSRAHLADLFEAGGNQEEVWRWVPVVPPRTEQQLGELLDDLLAEVEGAESLPFAVVRLDTGRAVGWTSYLAINTANEWLEIGYTWYSPEVWRTAVNTEAKLLLLTHAFEELGMGRVMWKTDHRNERSQAAIRRLGAQYEGTHRRDRRRPDGSWRDSVYFSMLADEWPAAHQHLTARLAAG; this is encoded by the coding sequence ATGACCGCTAAGCAACCTGTCCCCGTCACCCTGACCGGCCGGCACGTCCGCCTCGAGCCGCTCTCCCGTGCCCACCTGGCCGACCTCTTCGAGGCGGGCGGCAACCAGGAGGAGGTCTGGCGCTGGGTCCCCGTCGTACCGCCGCGGACCGAGCAGCAGCTCGGGGAGCTGCTGGACGACCTGCTGGCCGAGGTCGAGGGCGCCGAGAGCCTGCCCTTCGCCGTCGTCCGGCTCGACACCGGCCGCGCCGTCGGCTGGACCAGCTACCTGGCGATCAACACCGCCAACGAGTGGCTGGAGATCGGCTACACCTGGTACAGCCCCGAGGTCTGGCGCACCGCCGTCAACACCGAGGCCAAGCTGCTGCTGCTCACCCATGCCTTCGAGGAGCTCGGCATGGGCCGGGTGATGTGGAAGACCGACCACCGCAACGAGCGCTCGCAGGCCGCCATCCGCCGCCTCGGCGCCCAGTACGAAGGCACCCACCGCCGCGACCGCCGCCGCCCGGACGGCAGCTGGCGGGACAGCGTCTACTTCTCGATGCTCGCCGACGAGTGGCCCGCCGCCCACCAGCATCTGACCGCACGACTCGCCGCCGGATAG